The following proteins are encoded in a genomic region of Ornithodoros turicata isolate Travis chromosome 6, ASM3712646v1, whole genome shotgun sequence:
- the LOC135396565 gene encoding uncharacterized protein LOC135396565 — protein MVTCHLCPPADRQHYTTALGLQVHLANVHNLATPCIPFCETLCTLRNYTNRYELHLHDRDDDGQDVSTFFHENGRYLAGVLRHFGFPLRFYVLLKAELGRHTPEDEIIFVTQFIPSSVHTLWSERDVERAVIEVGTEVTNNLEKLEMQGSGFFLFRIHACILHVGRLAPQLIGCTDFELPNELKKKCRCLLNVDLHEDSEQNMCFAFCVLAGLHPAKGSYRRRASSYRSYLSQYVFPETFPVVFPKDVEMFEKQNDVSINVYGYDKDEKYVYPIKVVDDQCKKHVDLLLIDFHFVLITNFNALFTPPGYFHCKRCTMGFTTPGVLADHLLMCKQQKVSKTIFPKKGETLSFAGEHLMSEVPFYCVYDFESVLSPCSGGGNVYEEHIPSSFCLLVIRSCDSYVLKKHIYRGADCVSVFMELLRNLHDELYAMLHETVPLQMTPGDELEHSEATHCNICKEPFTKKQKVRDHDHVSGEFRQSLCQGCNLKLRIPRKVPIIAHNANYDLGFIVAHLHLLRKTDIRVIASSCQKFKAIDIGVFRFIDSLSFLNASLDTLTKNLCDKGESNFRCLRQFFAEEDYFRLVVRKGVFCYNYVTSFERYDEPCLPSRDQFFNQLNGSEVSEEDYRHAQNVFEKFQLKSLGEYSDLYLLTDALLLADVFQNFRIWALETHKIEPLHFVSLPGLSMSCALKMSRINLDLIHDPDAYLLIERGLRGGMTQCSTRMATANVPGTDQYDPEKPKTIIHYMDINGLYGTVMREPLPFGDFEWLSPEEVAGLDVTLVADYADVGYFLEVDLAYVQELHERHKDLPLAPEKMSVPYELLSDYQKDLMKKFNLPQHDIEPKLLLTVLDKKKYFLHYRSLKLYLQLGLRLEKIHRVLRFKQKPFLRSYVDFHHELRKQATNTFERNLYKSLINSVYGKTCMNVRKFVDCRLATSEEQVLRFLRKPNLKQFRALSSNVVLFQFAQSIVRMRQPLYLGFTILELSKVMMYDFYYNNLLRVAPDTRLLYMDTDSYIVMLSDEKALAELADTHLDTSGHSCDDSMYSTKNKMVLGKFKNEMPHDHILGFCCLKPKLYALDLHSKRRYNRAKGVKQCEAQKLHYSMYIDSLKLGEVYKVCQNLIVRKENINKSVCVTKVALNPLDTKRFICEDGIHTLPFGYASNGKM, from the coding sequence atggtgacatgccacctttgtcctccggccgatcggcagcactacacaacagcgctgggacttcaagttcatctggctaacgttcataaccttgcaacaccctgtatcccattttgtgagacactctgtacgctccgcaactataccaaccgctatgagcttcatctacatgacagagacgacgacgggcaggatgtcagcacattctttcatgaaaacggacgctaccttgccggtgtacttcgacatttcggatttccgttacgcttttatgttttgctgaaggcggaactcggtcgacatacgcctgaggatgagatcatatttgtcactcaatttattccttcgagtgtgcatacgctgtggtcggaacgagacgtagaacgtgctgtcattgaagtaggcactgaagtcaccaacaatttagaaaagcttgaaatgcaagggtcgggatttttcttatttcgaattcacgcctgcattcttcatgtcggtcgtctcgcaccacagctcattggttgtaccgactttgaattgccaaacgaattgaaaaaaaagtgtcggtgtcttctgaatgtcgaccttcacgaggatagtgaacagaacatgtgtttcgcattttgcgtacttgccggtctacatcctgcaaagggttcttacagacgcagagcttcatcctacaggtcatacctgtctcaatatgtatttccagagacgtttcctgtagtgttcccgaaagatgtagaaatgtttgagaagcagaacgatgtgagcattaacgtgtacggttatgacaaagatgaaaaatatgtttacccgattaaggttgttgacgaccagtgcaagaagcatgtcgacctactgctgattgacttccattttgtactcattactaatttcaatgctttgttcacaccacctggttattttcactgcaaacggtgtacgatgggtttcaccaccccgggtgtactcgccgatcatctactaatgtgtaaacaacaaaaagtgtccaagactatttttccaaagaaaggtgagacactgtcgtttgccggagagcatttgatgtcggaagttcccttctactgtgtatacgactttgagagtgtactatcaccgtgttcgggaggcgggaatgtctacgaggaacacatcccttcatccttctgtctcctcgtcatacgctcgtgcgattcgtatgtcttgaagaaacatatttaccgtggtgcagactgcgtttccgttttcatggaactattgcgtaatttgcatgatgagctgtatgcgatgttgcacgagactgtgcccttgcaaatgaccccaggagacgaactcgaacattctgaagccactcactgtaacatctgtaaagaaccattcactaagaagcagaaagtgcgagaccatgatcacgtaagtggagaatttcgccaatcattgtgtcagggatgtaatctgaaactgcggataccacggaaagtgcccatcattgcacataatgccaATTATGACCTCGGATTCATAGTAGCTCATCTGCACCTGCTTCGGAAGACAGACATCAGAGTGATAGCCTCCAGTTGTCAAAAGTTTAAGGCTATAGACATTGGTGTGTTCCGCTTCATAGACTCGTTAAGCTTCCTCAATGCTAGTCTCGACACACTGACGAAAAATCTATGTGACAAAGGTGAATCTAACTTCAGGTGTCTGCGTCAGTTTTTCGCAGAGGAGGACTACTTCAGGTTGGTTGTACGTAAAGGGGTTTTCTGTTATAACTACGTTACCTCTTTTGAACGTTACGACGAGCCCTGTTTGCCATCACGTGACCAGTTCTTTAACCAACTGAACGGATCAGAAGTGAGCGAGGAAGATTACCGCCATGCGCAAAAtgtgtttgaaaaatttcaactgaagagcctgggcgagtactcggatttgtaccttctgacggacgcattgcttctggcagacgtgtttcaaaacttccgaatatgggcgttggagacgcacaaaattgaaccacttcatttcgtgtcactcccgggactaagcatgtcttgcgcactaaaaatgagccggattaatctggatttaatccacgatcccgatgcctatctgttaattgaACGGGGCCTGCGTGGTGGTATGACCCAGTGTTCAACGCGAATGGCCACTGCAAATGTCCCAGGGACAGATCAGTACGATCCCGAAAAACCAAAGACCATAATTCATTACATGGACATAAATGGACTCTATGGCACAGTGATGCGTGAACCACTCCCATTCGGAGACTTTGAATGGCTGTCACCCGAAGAGGTTGCAGGTTTAGATGTAACCCTTGTTGCAGATTATGCAGACGTTGGTTATTTTTTAGAGGTAGACCTGGCCTACGTACAAGAGCTCCACGAACGACATAAAGATTTACCGCTCGCGCCCGAAAAAATGAGCGTCCCGTATGAGTTGCTTTCGGATTATCAGAAAGACCTGATGAAAAAATTTAACCTGCCACAGCATGATATAGAACCGAAATTACTCCTTACAGTGCTTGACAAGAAGAAGTATTTTCTTCATTATCGCAGTCTAAAGTTGTACCTACAGTTGGGTCTTCGGCTCGAGAAAATTCACCGGGTGCTCAGGTTCAAACAAAAACCATTCCTGCGATCCTATGTTGACTTCCATCATGAactacgcaagcaggcaaccaataccttcgaacgtaacctgtacaagagtttaattaactccgtatatgggaaaacatgtatgaatgtACGAAAGTTCGTCGACTGTCGCTTAGCAACTTCCGAGGAGCAAGTGTTGAGATTCTTGCGTAAACCGAACCTCAAACAATTCAGGGCTCTAAGCTCTAACGTAGTCTTGTTTCAGTTCGCTCAATCGATAGTCCGTATGCGACAGCCACTGTACCTGGGGTTCACTATTCTCGAGCTGTCTAAAGTCATGATGTATGACTTTTATTATAACAACTTGCTTCGGGTAGCCCCGGACACAAGGctcttgtatatggacacagattcttatatcgtgatgctgagcgatgagaaggcccttgcggagctcgccgatacccaccttgatacatctggtcattcttgtgatgactcgatgtattctacgaaaaacaagatggtgctaggaaaatttaagaacgaaatgccccacgaccacatcctagggttctgttgcctgaaaccaaagctctatgcactagacctccatagtaaaagacgatacaatcgtgctaagggggtgaaacaatgtgaagcccagaagttgcattattcaatgtacatagactctcttaagcttggtgaagtgtacaaagtttgtcagaacctcattgtgcgcaaggaaaatataaataaaagtgtatgtgttacgaaagtagctttaaatcccctagacacaaagcgtttcatttgtgaggatggtatccacacgttaccctttgggtacgcatccaatggaaagatgtag